In Cynocephalus volans isolate mCynVol1 chromosome 3, mCynVol1.pri, whole genome shotgun sequence, one DNA window encodes the following:
- the POLD1 gene encoding DNA polymerase delta catalytic subunit, translating to MDGKRRPGPGPGPGVPPKRARGGLWNEDEAPQPSQFEEELALMEEMEAEHRLQEQEEEELQPALEGAADGQLSLSAIDSRWLRPTPPTLDPQTEPLIFQQLEIDHYVVPPGPARPLPWGPPSCGSVPVLRAFGVTDEGVSVCCHIHGFSPYFYTPAPPGFGPEHLVELQRELNTAISRDQRGGKELTGPAVLAVELCSRESMFGYHGHGPSPFLRITLALPRLVAPARRLLEQGIRVAGLGTPSFALYEANVDFEIRFMVDTDIVGCNWLELPAGKYLLRPKEKATLCQLEADVLWSDVVSHPPEGQWQRIAPLRVLSFDIECAGRKGIFPEPERDPVIQICSLGLRWGEPEPFLRLALTLRPCAPILGAKVQSYEQEEELLQAWSTFVRTMDPDVITGYNIQNFDLPYLISRAQFLKVQTFPFLGRVVGLRSNIRDSSFQSKQMGRRDSKVVSMVGRVQMDMLQVLLREYKLRSYTLNAVSFHFLGEQKEDVQHSIITDLQNGNDQSRRRLAVYCLKDAFLPLRLLERLMVLVNAMEMARVTGVPLSYLLSRGQQVKVVSQLLRQAMHEGLLMPVVKSEGGEDYTGAIVIEPLKGYYDVPIATLDFSSLYPSIMMAHNLCYTTLLRPGAAQKLGLTSDQFIKTPTGDEFVKTSVRKGLLPQILENLLSARKRAKAELAKETDPLRRQVLDGRQLALKVSANSVYGFTGAQVGKLPCLEISQSVTGFGRQMIEKTKQLVESKYTVENGYGANAKVVYGDTDSVMCQFGVSSVAEAMALGQEAADWVSGHFPPPIRLEFEKVYFPYLLISKKRYAGLLFSSRPDTHDRMDCKGLEAVRRDNCPLVANLVTASLRRLLIDRDPKGAVAHAQEVISDLLCNRIDISQLVITKELTRAAADYAGKQAHVELAERMRKRDPGSAPSLGDRVPYVIIGAAKGVAAYMKSEDPLFVLEHSLPIDTQYYLEQQLAKPLLRIFEPILGEGRAEAVLLRGDHTRCKTVLTGKVGGLLAFAKRRNCCIGCRTVLNHQGAVCEFCQPRESELYQKEVSHLNALEERFSRLWTQCQRCQGSLHEDVICTSRDCPIFYMRKKVRKDLEDQEQLLRRFGPPGPEAW from the exons ATGGATGGTAAACGGcggccaggcccaggcccaggccccgGGGTGCCCCCGAAGCGTGCCCGTGGGGGCCTCTGGAATGAAGATGAGGCACCTCAGCCATCTCAGTTTGAGGAGGAGCTGGCACTGATGGAGGAGATGGAGGCGGAGCACAGGCTACaagaacaggaggaggaggagttgcAGCCAGCCTTGGAGGGGGCTGCAGATG GGCAGTTATCCCTGTCAGCCATAGATTCTCGCTGGCTTCGGCCCACCCCGCCCACCCTCGACCCCCAGACGGAGCCCCTCATCTTCCAGCAGTTGGAGATCGACCATTATGTGG TCCCCCCAGGCCCAGCACGGCCTCTGCCTTGGGGGCCCCCGTCCTGCGGCTCCGTGCCTGTGCTCCGCGCCTTTGGGGTCACTGATGAGGGCGTCTCTGTCTGCTGCCACATCCACGGCTTCTCTCCGTACTTCTACACCCCGGCGCCCCCTG GTTTTGGGCCCGAGCACCTGGTGGAACTGCAGCGGGAACTGAACACAGCCATCAGCCGGGACCAGCGCGGAGGAAAAGAGCTCACAGGGCCAGCCGTGCTGGCCGTGGAGCTGTGCTCCCGCGAGA GCATGTTCGGGTACCACGGGCACGGCCCCTCACCATTTCTGCGCATCACCCTGGCGCTGCCTCGCCTTGTGGCACCTGCCCGCCGCCTCTTGGAGCAGGGCATCCGCGTGGCAGGCCTGGGCACCCCCAGCTTCGCACTCTATGAGGCTAACGTGGACTTCGAGATCCG GTTCATGGTGGACACGGATATCGTTGGGTGCAACTGGCTGGAGCTCCCAGCTGGGAAATACCTCTTGAGGCCGAAGGAGAAG GCTACCCTGTGTCAGCTGGAAGCAGACGTGCTGTGGTCAGACGTGGTCAGTCACCCGCCAGAAGGGCAGTGGCAGCGCATTGCGCCCCTGCGCGTGCTCAGCTTCGACATCGAGTGTGCTGGCCGCAAAG GCATCTTCCCTGAGCCTGAGCGGGACCCCGTGATCCAGATCTGCTCGCTGGGCCTGCGCTGGGGTGAGCCGGAGCCCTTCCTGCGCCTGGCACTCACCCTGCGGCCCTGCGCCCCCATCTTGGGCGCCAAGGTGCAGAGCTACGAGCAGGAAGAGGAACTGCTCCAG GCCTGGTCCACCTTTGTCCGCACCATGGACCCTGATGTGATCACCGGCTACAACATCCAGAACTTTGACCTCCCATACCTCATCTCTCGGGCCCAGTTCCTCAAG GTACAGACATTCCCTTTCCTGGGCCGTGTGGTCGGCCTCCGCTCCAACATCCGGGACTCATCGTTCCAGTCGAAGCAGATGGGCCGGCGGGACAGCAAGGTGGTCAGCATGGTGGGCCGTGTGCAGATGGATATGCTGCAG gtGCTGCTGCGAGAGTACAAGCTGCGCTCCTACACTCTCAATGCtgtgagcttccacttcctgggTGAGCAGAAGGAGGATGTACAGCACAGCATCATCACAGACCTGCAG AACGGGAATGACCAGAGTCGCCGCCGCCTGGCTGTGTACTGCCTCAAGGATGCATTCCTGCCACTGCGGCTGCTTGAGCGACTCATGGTGCTGGTGAATGCCATGGAGATGGCACGTGTCACCGGTGTGCCACTCAGCTACCTGCTCAGCCGTGGCCAGCAGGTCAAGGTCGTGTCCCAGCTGCTACGGCAG GCCATGCACGAGGGGCTGTTGATGCCTGTGGTGAAGTCGGAGGGTGGCGAAGACTACACAGGAGCCATTGTCATCGAGCCCCTTAAAGG GTACTATGACGTCCCCATTGCCACCCTGGACTTCTCCTCACTGTACCCGTCCATCATGATGGCCCATAACCTGTGCTACACCACGCTTCTGCGGCCTGGGGCTGCCCAGAAACTGGG CCTGACCTCGGATCAGTTCATCAAAACGCCCACAGGGGATGAGTTTGTGAAGACATCAGTGCGGAAGGGGCTGCTACCCCAGATCCTGGAGAACCTGCTCAGCGCTCGGAAGAG ggCCAAGGCCGAACTGGCCAAGGAGACAGACCCTCTGCGACGGCAGGTCCTGGATGGGCGGCAGCTGGCGCTGAAGGTGAGCGCCAACTCCGTATATGGCTTCACCGGCGCCCAAGTGGGCAAGTTGCCATGCCTGGAAATCTCACAG AGTGTCACTGGGTTTGGGCGTCAGATGATTGAGAAAACCAAGCAACTGGTCGAGTCCAAGTACACAGTGGAGAACGGCTATGGTGCCAATGCCAAG GTGGTGTATGGTGACACTGACTCTGTCATGTGCCAATTCGGAGTCTCCTCTGTGGCTGAGGCAATGGCTCTGGGGCAGGAGGCTGCGGACTGGGTATCAGGTCACTTCCCACCGCCCATCCGGCTCGAGTTTGAGAAG GTCTACTTCCCCTACCTGCTCATCAGCAAGAAGCGCTATGCAGGCCTGCTCTTCTCCTCCCGGCCAGACACCCACGACCGCATGGACTGCAAGGGCCTGGAGGCTGTGCGCAGGGACAACTGCCCTCTCGTGGCCAACCTAGTCACCGCCTCACTGCGCCGCCTGCTCATTGACCG AGACCCCAAGGGTGCTGTGGCCCACGCACAGGAGGTCATCTCGGACCTGCTGTGCAACCGCATTGACATCTCCCAGCTGGTCATCACCAAGGAGCTTACCCGTGCGGCCGCTGACTACGCCGGCAAGCAGGCCCATGTGGAGCTGGCTGAGAG GATGAGGAAGCGGGACCCTGGGAGTGCACCCAGCCTGGGTGACCGCGTCCCCTACGTGATCATCGGCGCCGCCAAGGGCGTGGCTGCCTACATGAAGTCCGAG GACCCCCTCTTCGTGCTGGAGCACAGCCTGCCCATTGACACGCAGTACTACCTGGAGCAGCAGCTTGCCAAGCCGCTCCTGCGCATCTTCGAGCCCATCCTGGGAGAGGGCCGCGCTGAAGCCGTGCTGCTGC GGGGGGACCACACACGCTGCAAGACAGTGCTCACAGGCAAGGTGGGTGGCCTCCTGGCCTTTGCCAAACGCCGCAACTGCTGCATCGGCTGCCGCACTGTGCTGAACCACCAGG GAGCTGTGTGTGAGTTCTGCCAGCCCCGGGAGTCAGAGCTATATCAGAAGGAG GTGTCCCACCTGAATGCCCTGGAGGAGCGCTTTTCACGCCTCTGGACCCAGTGTCAACGCTGTCAGGGCAGCCTGCATGAGGATGTCATCTGCACCAG CCGAGACTGCCCCATCTTCTACATGCGCAAGAAGGTTCGGAAGGACTTGGAGGACCAGGAGCAGCTTCTGCGACGCTTTGGTCCCCCTGGCCCTGAGGCCTGGTGA